Proteins co-encoded in one Armatimonadota bacterium genomic window:
- a CDS encoding ABC transporter ATP-binding protein: MLVLNNVEVVFWGTILVLKGISLRVEPGSITAVIGANGAGKTTTLKAISGLVRLERGEVTRGTIEVDGQRIENWLPEDVARLGIVMVREGRRLFEELTAEENLLVGAAVRRDGRRELLDLVYTYFPRLRERRRVRAGYLSGGEQQMLAIGCALMARPRLLLLDEPSLGLAPIVAHEIFELVQRLNRDERITILLVEQNARMALQLASYGYVMENGKIVLDGPADRLREDADVKEFYLGMSKAGRRLFTEVKSYKRRKRWLA; this comes from the coding sequence ATGCTGGTGCTGAACAACGTCGAGGTCGTCTTCTGGGGCACGATCCTGGTGCTGAAGGGGATCTCGCTGCGCGTCGAGCCCGGCAGCATCACCGCGGTCATCGGCGCCAACGGCGCGGGCAAGACCACCACCCTCAAGGCGATCTCCGGGCTGGTGCGCCTGGAGCGGGGCGAGGTCACCCGGGGCACCATCGAGGTCGACGGACAGCGTATCGAGAACTGGCTGCCCGAGGACGTGGCGCGGCTGGGCATCGTCATGGTGCGCGAGGGCCGGCGGCTGTTCGAGGAACTGACAGCCGAGGAGAACCTGCTGGTCGGGGCCGCCGTGCGGCGCGACGGCCGGCGCGAGCTCCTCGACCTGGTCTACACCTACTTCCCGCGCCTGCGGGAGCGCCGGCGGGTGCGGGCCGGCTACCTCTCCGGCGGCGAGCAGCAGATGCTGGCCATCGGGTGCGCGCTCATGGCCCGGCCGCGCCTGCTGCTGCTGGACGAGCCCAGCCTGGGGCTGGCCCCGATCGTGGCCCACGAGATCTTCGAGCTCGTCCAGCGGCTGAACCGGGACGAGCGCATCACGATCCTGCTGGTCGAGCAGAACGCCCGCATGGCGCTGCAGCTGGCCTCCTACGGTTACGTGATGGAGAACGGCAAGATCGTCCTGGACGGACCGGCCGACCGGCTGCGGGAGGACGCCGACGTCAAGGAGTTCTACCTGGGCATGAGCAAGGCGGGCCGCCGTCTGTTCACGGAGGTGAAGAGCTACAAGCGCCGCAAGCGCTGGCTGGCCTGA
- a CDS encoding branched-chain amino acid ABC transporter permease produces MSVRPAGDFKTHYAADMALLDTRLYRVGFLALLVVLAAAPVWAGRYLFLLNTIGIFAIGAVGLALLTGFAGQISLGHAAFMAVGAYTSWYVTTRLQWPFVAALPLAGLVAFVVGAVVGLPSLRIKGLYLAIATMAFQFITEYVIIHTAGGMAGNVVPPARIGGRVFQQEADFYLYLLLPLWLASGVFAANLVRGRIGLALMAVRDRDYAAQVLGVPLLYYKTLAFALAACFAGISGSLFAHYNRVIGAEHFGIGLSIDYIAIIVLGGLTSVWGPHLGAAFVTLLNQGLRFATPLLVAALPGLGKAATPLREIVFGTLLIALLIWEPGGLATLFRKLKRYLDLWPFPH; encoded by the coding sequence GTGAGCGTGCGGCCCGCCGGCGACTTCAAGACCCACTACGCGGCGGACATGGCGCTGCTGGACACCCGGCTGTACCGGGTGGGGTTCCTGGCGCTGCTGGTGGTCCTGGCCGCGGCGCCGGTGTGGGCCGGCCGGTACCTGTTCCTGCTGAACACCATCGGCATCTTCGCCATCGGCGCCGTCGGTCTGGCTCTGCTCACGGGCTTCGCCGGACAGATCTCGTTGGGGCACGCCGCCTTCATGGCGGTGGGCGCGTACACGTCGTGGTACGTGACCACGCGCCTGCAGTGGCCCTTCGTGGCGGCGCTGCCGCTGGCGGGCCTGGTGGCGTTCGTGGTGGGCGCCGTGGTGGGGTTGCCGTCGCTGCGCATCAAGGGCCTCTACCTCGCCATCGCCACCATGGCGTTCCAGTTCATCACCGAGTACGTGATCATCCACACCGCGGGCGGCATGGCCGGGAACGTCGTGCCCCCGGCCCGCATCGGGGGCCGCGTCTTCCAGCAGGAGGCCGACTTCTACCTGTACCTGTTGCTGCCCCTGTGGCTGGCCAGCGGGGTGTTCGCTGCCAACCTGGTGCGCGGACGCATCGGCCTGGCCCTGATGGCCGTGCGCGACCGGGACTACGCCGCCCAGGTGCTGGGCGTGCCCCTGCTCTACTACAAGACGCTGGCGTTCGCGCTGGCGGCGTGCTTCGCGGGCATCAGCGGCAGCCTGTTCGCCCACTACAACCGCGTCATCGGCGCCGAGCACTTCGGCATCGGGCTGTCCATCGACTACATCGCCATCATCGTGCTCGGTGGCCTGACCAGCGTGTGGGGGCCGCACCTGGGCGCGGCGTTCGTCACGCTGCTCAACCAGGGCCTGCGCTTCGCCACCCCCCTGCTGGTGGCCGCCCTGCCCGGCCTGGGCAAGGCCGCCACCCCGCTGCGCGAGATCGTCTTCGGGACGCTGCTGATCGCGCTGCTGATCTGGGAACCCGGGGGCCTGGCGACGCTGTTTCGCAAGCTCAAGCGCTACCTGGACCTCTGGCCCTTCCCGCACTGA
- a CDS encoding branched-chain amino acid ABC transporter permease: protein MTLAFVLDGLVVGLAVGSIYALIALGFALLYKSTKILNLAHGELVLFGGYLAIALTRALDLPVLAAFGLGVAATLAAAAALGFVVERGVMRPLFGQPLLSVIIVTLALGYIIRGVMVGLWGGDTRQFPPVIPADVVRLGSIPIPRVGVWSAGVAVALLVVFSLFFRYSLWGIAMRAAANEQLTASTLGVSLKRVFAYAWAFAAIAGSVGGILIGLWLGVNFALAHVGLKALAAVILGGLDSIPGAILGGFIIGVLETVVGGYIDANVVLFGIPLQGFKDITPFLVILLVLLVRPYGLFGTEHIERL from the coding sequence GTGACCCTGGCGTTCGTCCTCGACGGCCTCGTGGTCGGCCTGGCGGTGGGGTCCATCTACGCCCTGATCGCGCTGGGGTTCGCCCTCCTGTACAAGTCCACGAAGATCCTGAACCTGGCCCACGGCGAACTGGTCCTGTTCGGCGGCTACCTGGCCATCGCCCTGACCCGGGCCCTGGACCTGCCGGTGCTGGCGGCCTTCGGGCTGGGCGTGGCGGCGACGCTGGCCGCCGCCGCCGCCCTGGGGTTCGTGGTCGAGCGCGGGGTGATGCGGCCGCTGTTCGGCCAGCCCCTGCTCTCGGTCATCATCGTGACCCTGGCGCTGGGCTACATCATCCGGGGCGTCATGGTGGGCCTGTGGGGTGGCGACACCCGACAGTTCCCGCCGGTCATTCCCGCCGACGTGGTGCGGCTGGGCAGCATCCCCATTCCCCGCGTCGGCGTCTGGAGCGCGGGGGTGGCCGTGGCGCTGCTGGTGGTGTTCTCGCTGTTCTTCCGGTACTCCCTGTGGGGCATCGCCATGCGGGCCGCGGCCAACGAACAGCTCACCGCGTCGACGCTGGGGGTCAGCCTGAAGCGCGTGTTCGCCTACGCCTGGGCGTTCGCGGCCATCGCCGGGTCGGTGGGCGGCATCCTCATCGGCCTGTGGCTGGGCGTGAACTTCGCCCTGGCCCACGTGGGCCTGAAGGCCCTGGCCGCCGTGATCCTGGGCGGGCTCGACAGCATCCCCGGGGCGATCCTGGGCGGGTTCATCATCGGCGTGCTGGAGACGGTCGTCGGGGGCTACATCGACGCCAACGTGGTCCTCTTCGGCATTCCGCTCCAGGGCTTCAAGGACATCACGCCCTTCCTGGTCATCCTGCTGGTGCTCCTGGTCAGACCCTACGGCCTCTTCGGCACGGAGCACATCGAGCGGCTGTGA
- a CDS encoding AMP-binding protein — MTAEAVLERPRPAAAVDVARAPDTFPRRLVYNAARFGDRVAFREKEFGIWREITWAQYLDCARACALGLEALGLRRGDVLVLIGDNRPELFYMAMGAQTLGAISCGMYQDSLAEQLAELIAFAGARFVFCEDQEQTDKILAVEERLPTVERIVVEDWRGMWRYRHPKLLAFADLMALGREVHARSPERFAALVAQTQPDDVAILCQTSGTTAMPKLAMLSHRNLLAQAENFHAVEPHIGPGDEFVSYLPFAWIGEQMIAYSLHQWVGFTVNFPEEPETAQRDFREIGPHFTFAPARIYEGLHSAATVRILDAGPVRRWIYETAMRHGIRAVELEAEGRPVPWWLRALRLLWYWTVYRPILDKMGMVRMRVAWNGGASLGPDYHKFFRALGLNLKQIYGQTEIAGISCVHRDGQVRFWTMGAPIAHTEVRISDDGEILERSPSVFLGYYRNPEATARALRDGWLYTGDYGTLDPSGDVILFDRMGDVIQLADGTRVAPRVIEDMLKFTPFIQEACVIGDGQPALAAILNIDLRNVGKWAEDRGIAYTSYADLSQRPEVLALLQRLVQETNSRLQPAWRIARFVSLYKEFHPDDDELTRTRKLRRAHINQRYADLIAAIYAGAERYQAVVTIRYEDGRTAELHPVMRIVTVAPAPAP, encoded by the coding sequence ATGACCGCCGAGGCAGTGCTCGAGCGCCCCCGCCCCGCGGCGGCTGTGGACGTGGCCCGGGCGCCCGACACGTTCCCGCGGCGCCTGGTCTACAACGCCGCCCGGTTCGGCGACCGCGTGGCCTTCCGCGAGAAGGAGTTCGGCATCTGGCGCGAGATCACGTGGGCGCAGTACCTGGACTGCGCGCGGGCGTGCGCCCTGGGCCTGGAGGCCCTGGGACTGCGGCGGGGCGACGTGCTGGTGCTGATCGGCGACAACCGACCCGAGCTGTTCTACATGGCCATGGGCGCCCAGACGCTGGGAGCCATCTCCTGCGGCATGTACCAGGACAGCCTGGCCGAGCAGCTGGCCGAGCTCATCGCGTTCGCCGGCGCCCGGTTCGTCTTCTGCGAGGACCAGGAGCAGACCGACAAGATCCTGGCGGTGGAGGAGCGCCTGCCCACCGTGGAGCGCATCGTCGTCGAGGACTGGCGGGGCATGTGGCGCTACCGGCACCCGAAGCTGCTGGCTTTCGCCGACCTGATGGCGCTGGGCCGCGAGGTGCATGCGCGGAGTCCCGAGCGGTTCGCCGCCCTGGTGGCCCAGACGCAGCCCGACGACGTCGCTATCCTCTGCCAGACGTCGGGCACGACGGCCATGCCCAAGCTCGCAATGCTGTCGCACCGCAACCTGCTGGCCCAGGCCGAGAACTTCCACGCGGTCGAACCCCACATCGGCCCGGGCGACGAGTTCGTCTCGTACCTGCCGTTTGCGTGGATCGGCGAGCAGATGATCGCCTACAGCCTGCACCAGTGGGTGGGCTTCACGGTCAACTTCCCCGAGGAACCCGAGACGGCCCAGCGCGACTTCCGCGAGATCGGCCCCCACTTCACCTTCGCGCCCGCCCGCATCTACGAAGGGCTGCACTCGGCCGCCACGGTGCGCATCCTGGACGCCGGCCCGGTGCGCCGCTGGATCTACGAGACCGCCATGCGCCACGGCATCCGGGCCGTCGAGCTGGAGGCCGAGGGCCGACCGGTGCCCTGGTGGCTGCGGGCGCTGCGGCTGCTGTGGTACTGGACGGTCTACCGGCCCATCCTCGACAAGATGGGCATGGTGCGCATGCGGGTGGCCTGGAACGGCGGCGCCTCCCTGGGGCCGGACTACCACAAGTTCTTCCGGGCACTGGGCCTGAACCTCAAGCAGATCTACGGCCAGACGGAGATCGCCGGGATCTCGTGCGTGCACCGCGACGGCCAGGTGCGCTTCTGGACCATGGGTGCCCCGATCGCGCACACCGAGGTCCGCATCTCCGACGACGGCGAGATCCTCGAGCGCAGCCCCTCGGTCTTCCTCGGGTACTACCGGAACCCCGAGGCCACCGCCCGGGCGCTGCGCGACGGCTGGCTCTACACCGGCGACTACGGGACCCTGGACCCCAGCGGCGACGTCATCCTCTTCGACCGCATGGGCGACGTGATCCAGCTGGCCGACGGCACCCGCGTGGCCCCCCGGGTCATCGAGGACATGCTGAAGTTCACGCCCTTCATCCAGGAGGCGTGCGTGATCGGCGACGGCCAGCCCGCGCTGGCGGCCATCCTCAACATCGACCTGCGCAACGTGGGCAAGTGGGCCGAGGACCGGGGGATCGCCTACACCTCCTACGCCGACCTGTCGCAGCGCCCGGAGGTGCTGGCGCTGCTGCAGCGCCTGGTGCAGGAGACCAACAGCCGGCTGCAGCCCGCCTGGCGCATCGCCCGGTTCGTCTCGCTGTACAAGGAGTTCCACCCCGACGACGACGAGCTGACGCGGACGCGCAAGCTGCGGCGCGCCCACATCAACCAGCGCTACGCCGACCTGATCGCGGCCATCTACGCCGGCGCCGAGCGCTACCAGGCGGTGGTGACGATCCGCTACGAGGACGGGCGGACCGCCGAGCTGCACCCGGTGATGCGCATCGTCACCGTCGCGCCCGCCCCCGCGCCGTGA
- a CDS encoding ABC transporter ATP-binding protein, which yields MDPPVPLADTVLTVERLTLRFAGVVAVHGLSFSVRAGELLGIIGPNGAGKTSVLNSISGFYHPQEGRITLFGRDITRLPPHQRAALGLGRTFQNIALYPGMTVLANILSGRLLHMRAGVLASGVYWGPAERELLAHRARVEEIIDFLELEEHRGHRVAELPYGVQKKVELGRALAMEPRLLLLDEPMAGMSADEKADMARYLLELREVRGLPMILIEHDMGVVMDLCDRVLAMDYGRKIAEGPPQEIQRDPEVIRAYLGEEHRVA from the coding sequence GTGGACCCGCCGGTCCCCCTCGCGGACACGGTGCTGACCGTCGAGCGGCTGACGCTCCGGTTCGCGGGCGTCGTCGCGGTCCACGGGCTGTCGTTCTCGGTCCGGGCCGGTGAGCTGCTGGGGATCATCGGGCCCAACGGCGCGGGCAAGACCAGCGTCCTCAACTCCATCAGCGGGTTCTACCACCCCCAGGAAGGCCGCATCACCTTGTTTGGCCGTGACATCACCCGGCTGCCACCCCACCAGCGGGCGGCCCTGGGGTTGGGCCGCACGTTCCAGAACATCGCGCTCTACCCGGGCATGACTGTGCTGGCCAACATCCTCTCGGGACGTCTGCTCCACATGCGCGCGGGCGTGCTGGCTTCGGGGGTCTACTGGGGACCCGCCGAGCGAGAGCTCCTGGCGCATCGGGCGCGTGTCGAGGAGATCATCGACTTCCTGGAGCTGGAAGAGCACCGGGGGCACCGCGTGGCCGAGCTGCCCTACGGCGTGCAGAAGAAGGTGGAACTGGGCCGGGCCCTGGCCATGGAGCCTCGCCTGCTGCTGCTGGACGAGCCCATGGCGGGCATGAGCGCCGACGAGAAGGCCGACATGGCGCGCTACCTCCTGGAGCTGCGGGAGGTCCGGGGCCTGCCCATGATCCTCATCGAGCACGACATGGGCGTCGTGATGGACCTGTGCGACCGGGTGCTCGCCATGGACTACGGTCGGAAGATCGCCGAAGGGCCCCCACAGGAGATCCAGCGCGATCCCGAGGTCATCCGGGCCTACCTCGGGGAGGAGCACCGGGTCGCATGA
- a CDS encoding AMP-binding protein, with protein MDDLWDPAEAWPAATRRRWQDQRLRDVVGAALPHAPALGEALAAAGVEVADLSLDALPALPVLRKDDLPALQRQRPPFGGWVGVPLATLGRIYRSPGPILDPEGAERDYWRFAPALFAAGFRAGDVVLNTLAYHMTPAGLMLDGALRVLGCPVIPAGPGNTEAQVALLADVGATGYVGTPSFLATLLDAAAAAGRGVRLRRAFVIAEMLPESLRRRLHTAHGVEVSQGYGTADVGSIAYECSRHDGMHVWHELIVELLDPQTRAPVPPGVPGEVVVTALNPVYPLLRLATGDLAVMAEGSCPCGRTAPRIARILGRVGDAVKVRGMFVHPAEVARVMARFPEVVRYQVVVSRVGHQDVMRVRVEPRPDAGVHGLEDRLRQAIAEAVRLRCEIDLLPPGTLPAEARPIVDERRWE; from the coding sequence ATGGACGACCTGTGGGACCCCGCAGAGGCCTGGCCGGCGGCGACCCGACGGCGGTGGCAGGACCAGCGGCTGCGCGACGTCGTGGGCGCTGCCCTGCCCCATGCCCCGGCCCTCGGCGAGGCGCTCGCCGCAGCTGGCGTCGAGGTCGCCGACCTCTCGCTGGACGCCCTGCCTGCCCTCCCTGTGCTGCGCAAGGACGACCTGCCCGCGCTCCAGCGGCAGCGTCCGCCGTTTGGTGGCTGGGTGGGCGTACCTCTGGCGACCCTGGGACGCATCTACCGGTCGCCGGGGCCGATCCTGGACCCTGAGGGCGCCGAGCGCGACTACTGGCGCTTTGCGCCGGCGCTCTTTGCGGCGGGGTTTCGGGCTGGCGACGTGGTGCTGAACACCCTGGCCTACCACATGACGCCCGCCGGGCTGATGCTCGACGGGGCGTTGCGCGTGCTGGGCTGTCCGGTGATCCCCGCGGGTCCCGGCAACACCGAGGCACAGGTGGCCCTGCTGGCCGACGTGGGCGCCACCGGCTACGTCGGCACCCCCAGTTTCCTGGCGACGCTGCTGGATGCGGCCGCGGCGGCCGGGCGCGGCGTCCGCCTGCGGCGCGCGTTCGTGATCGCCGAGATGCTCCCCGAGAGCCTGCGCCGACGGCTGCACACAGCCCACGGCGTGGAGGTCAGCCAGGGCTACGGTACCGCCGACGTGGGGTCCATCGCCTACGAGTGCTCACGCCACGACGGCATGCACGTCTGGCACGAGCTGATCGTGGAGCTCCTGGATCCGCAGACACGCGCGCCGGTGCCGCCCGGCGTGCCCGGGGAAGTGGTGGTGACGGCGCTGAACCCCGTCTACCCGCTGCTGCGGCTCGCCACCGGCGACCTGGCCGTGATGGCCGAGGGATCGTGCCCCTGCGGCCGCACCGCCCCGCGCATCGCGCGGATCCTGGGCCGCGTGGGCGACGCGGTGAAGGTCCGCGGCATGTTCGTGCACCCCGCAGAGGTAGCCCGGGTGATGGCCCGCTTTCCGGAAGTCGTGCGCTACCAGGTGGTGGTCTCACGGGTGGGCCACCAGGACGTGATGCGCGTGCGCGTCGAGCCGCGCCCCGATGCCGGCGTCCACGGGCTCGAGGACCGGCTGCGGCAGGCGATCGCGGAGGCGGTGCGGCTGCGGTGTGAGATCGACCTGCTCCCGCCCGGGACGCTGCCGGCGGAGGCCCGGCCGATCGTGGACGAGCGCCGCTGGGAGTGA
- the lysA gene encoding diaminopimelate decarboxylase, protein MTTPARHGFEVDSRGHLVIGGVDAADLAAQFGTPLHVIDEGRVRANCRTYVQTLRASYPGPGRVLYASKALCTIASCQVVSDEGLGLDVVSMGEIHTARLAGVPAEALVFHGSNKTAEELAYALDVGVGRIVVDNDHELRTLDRLARERGQVAEILLRVTPGIEPHTHRAIQTGGVDSKFGFGLLGGEAARAVRWALGARGLRLRGLHSHIGSQILELEPFLEAARAVVAFAAQMQEAGLQLDELNLGGGLGIRYVAEQTPPDRAVFVRTLAATVQDLLHQHRLPLPTLMLEPGRSIVGDAGVTLYTAGAIKTIPGVRTYVSVDGGMYENPRPALYGARYEAVVATRADAPSTRTVALAGRCCESGDVLIWDAALPEVREGDLIAVFATGAYTYAMAGNYNRYPRPAVVFVRDGQAQLAVARETLDDLVRLDRPLRARVSDPAGPR, encoded by the coding sequence ATGACGACGCCCGCCCGCCACGGCTTCGAGGTCGACAGCCGGGGTCACCTCGTCATCGGCGGGGTCGACGCCGCCGACCTCGCTGCGCAGTTCGGCACGCCGCTGCACGTGATCGACGAAGGCCGCGTGCGGGCCAACTGCCGCACCTACGTCCAGACCCTGCGGGCGTCCTACCCGGGCCCGGGCCGCGTGCTGTACGCCAGCAAGGCGCTGTGCACCATCGCGTCCTGCCAGGTGGTCTCCGACGAGGGGTTGGGCCTGGACGTGGTCAGCATGGGCGAGATCCACACCGCCCGGCTGGCCGGCGTGCCGGCCGAGGCGCTGGTCTTCCACGGAAGCAACAAGACCGCCGAGGAGCTCGCGTACGCGCTGGACGTGGGCGTGGGGCGCATCGTGGTGGACAACGACCACGAGCTGCGCACCCTCGACCGGCTGGCCCGTGAGCGCGGGCAGGTGGCCGAGATCCTGCTGCGCGTGACGCCGGGCATCGAGCCACACACGCACAGGGCGATCCAGACCGGCGGGGTCGACTCGAAGTTCGGGTTCGGGTTGCTCGGGGGGGAAGCCGCACGGGCCGTGCGTTGGGCGCTTGGCGCCCGTGGCCTGCGGCTGCGCGGCCTGCACTCGCACATCGGCTCCCAGATCCTCGAGCTCGAGCCCTTCCTGGAGGCCGCGCGCGCCGTCGTCGCGTTCGCCGCCCAGATGCAAGAGGCCGGCTTGCAGCTGGACGAGCTCAACCTCGGCGGGGGGCTTGGGATCCGCTACGTGGCCGAGCAAACCCCACCCGACCGCGCCGTCTTCGTGCGCACGCTGGCCGCCACCGTGCAGGACCTGCTGCACCAGCACCGCCTGCCCCTGCCCACGCTGATGCTGGAGCCCGGTCGCTCCATCGTGGGCGATGCGGGGGTGACGCTGTACACGGCCGGGGCCATCAAGACGATCCCGGGTGTCCGCACCTACGTGTCCGTCGACGGCGGCATGTACGAGAACCCCCGGCCGGCGCTCTACGGGGCCAGGTACGAAGCGGTCGTGGCCACCCGCGCCGATGCCCCGTCGACCCGGACAGTGGCGCTGGCAGGGCGCTGCTGCGAGTCGGGCGACGTGCTGATCTGGGACGCCGCCTTGCCCGAAGTGCGCGAGGGCGACCTGATCGCCGTCTTCGCCACCGGCGCGTACACCTACGCCATGGCCGGCAACTACAACCGGTACCCGCGGCCCGCGGTGGTCTTCGTCCGTGACGGCCAGGCCCAACTCGCCGTGGCCCGCGAGACGCTGGACGACCTGGTGCGGCTCGACCGACCGCTGCGCGCCCGCGTGTCGGACCCGGCCGGCCCGCGCTGA
- a CDS encoding site-2 protease family protein has product MLGLELPALVFRLVALLVAATVHEFAHAWMADRLGDPTPRLRGRLSLNPLVHLDLVGSLLLLLVGFGWAKPVEVNPRNFTRWRQGMMLVAAAGPLANVTLLFLLGLVVQGGVVADGLLGRLVFTIMVINAVLAVFNLLPIPPLDGSRILAGLLPPRQALAYDRLQPYGPLVLLVVLVLPGNLVGRVLWPPTQWLVRAALGGGFF; this is encoded by the coding sequence ATGCTGGGCCTGGAGCTCCCCGCGCTCGTCTTCCGCCTGGTCGCGCTGCTGGTCGCCGCCACCGTCCACGAGTTCGCCCACGCCTGGATGGCGGACCGGCTCGGCGACCCCACGCCCCGCCTGCGTGGCCGCCTGTCGCTGAACCCGCTGGTCCACCTGGACCTGGTCGGGTCGCTGTTGTTGCTGCTCGTCGGGTTCGGCTGGGCCAAGCCCGTCGAGGTCAACCCGCGGAACTTCACGCGCTGGCGGCAGGGCATGATGCTCGTGGCGGCCGCCGGGCCGCTGGCGAACGTCACGCTGTTGTTCCTGCTGGGCCTGGTGGTCCAGGGCGGGGTGGTGGCCGATGGCCTGCTGGGGCGCCTGGTCTTCACGATCATGGTGATCAACGCCGTGCTGGCGGTGTTCAACCTGCTGCCGATCCCGCCGCTGGACGGCTCGCGGATCCTGGCCGGCTTGCTGCCGCCCCGCCAGGCCCTCGCCTACGACCGGCTGCAGCCCTACGGTCCGCTGGTGCTGCTGGTGGTGCTCGTGCTCCCGGGCAACCTCGTCGGGCGGGTGCTGTGGCCGCCCACGCAGTGGCTCGTGCGCGCGGCGCTAGGCGGAGGGTTCTTCTGA
- a CDS encoding segregation/condensation protein A, whose amino-acid sequence MRDVPTPPGMAAQGGAQPSDADRDGGLFGRSAAAAYTVKVPGFEGPLDLLLTLAHRGDVDLSAIPLADLARDLLERTKRRLDLPEATEALWMLAALVEMKAKLLLPKPPPAEPLPEPEPETTDLAAQLEGQLAEYRAFREAAEALRALEEVQQRIFLRPPQDPDPADLPLIGLSLDDLFQAFAAVLERARRNRAAEISAEPIRVVDRMAAILQAVRRAPEGITFDELFPEQVTTVMIVVTFLALLELIKDRKVQAEQDGPLAPIRLRAVAA is encoded by the coding sequence ATGCGTGACGTCCCGACGCCTCCCGGCATGGCGGCGCAGGGCGGGGCCCAGCCCTCAGATGCGGATCGGGATGGCGGTCTGTTCGGGCGCAGCGCGGCTGCGGCCTACACCGTCAAGGTCCCGGGGTTCGAAGGGCCGCTGGACCTGTTGCTGACCCTTGCGCACCGCGGTGACGTCGACCTGTCGGCGATCCCGCTGGCCGACCTCGCCCGGGACCTCCTGGAGCGCACGAAGCGCCGGCTCGACCTGCCGGAGGCCACCGAGGCCCTGTGGATGCTGGCGGCCCTGGTCGAGATGAAGGCCAAGCTGCTGCTGCCCAAGCCGCCGCCTGCAGAGCCGCTGCCGGAGCCGGAGCCGGAGACGACGGACCTCGCCGCGCAGCTGGAAGGGCAGCTGGCGGAGTACCGGGCGTTCCGCGAGGCGGCCGAGGCGCTGCGGGCGCTGGAAGAGGTGCAGCAGCGCATCTTCCTGCGTCCACCGCAGGATCCGGACCCTGCGGACCTGCCGCTGATCGGGTTGAGCCTGGACGACCTCTTCCAGGCGTTTGCGGCGGTCCTGGAACGCGCCCGCCGCAACCGGGCAGCCGAGATCTCGGCCGAGCCCATCCGGGTCGTCGACCGGATGGCGGCGATCCTGCAGGCGGTGCGCCGGGCGCCCGAGGGCATCACCTTCGACGAGTTGTTCCCCGAGCAGGTGACGACGGTCATGATCGTGGTGACCTTCCTGGCCCTGCTGGAACTGATCAAGGACCGCAAGGTGCAGGCCGAGCAGGACGGGCCGCTGGCCCCGATCCGCCTGCGGGCGGTGGCGGCATGA
- the scpB gene encoding SMC-Scp complex subunit ScpB, producing MIDAGTPVSIALEDAPGETPLVRLAAAVESVLFVAGGPVPTRRLAEVTGAHPEEVERAIAVLQTRLADSGLLVQAVAGGYQLGTRPEHAEVVRRFLQTEHRERLSKGALEVLAIIAYRQPCTRGDIEQIRGARSDWHIERLLERQLIREVGRREAPGRPVLFGTTDLFLRYFGLRDLRDLPPLGERGVHALLDTLG from the coding sequence ATGATCGACGCCGGCACGCCGGTGAGCATCGCCCTCGAGGACGCCCCAGGCGAGACGCCCCTCGTCCGGCTGGCCGCCGCAGTGGAGAGCGTCCTCTTCGTCGCCGGCGGGCCGGTGCCGACGCGCCGGCTGGCCGAGGTGACCGGGGCGCATCCCGAGGAGGTCGAACGCGCCATTGCCGTCCTACAGACGCGCCTGGCGGACAGCGGGCTGCTGGTCCAGGCGGTGGCCGGAGGGTACCAGCTGGGCACGCGTCCGGAGCATGCGGAGGTCGTCCGGCGCTTCCTCCAGACCGAGCACCGCGAGCGGCTGTCCAAGGGGGCGCTGGAGGTCCTGGCCATCATCGCCTACCGCCAGCCGTGCACGCGTGGGGACATCGAGCAGATCCGTGGCGCGCGCAGCGACTGGCACATCGAGCGTCTGCTGGAACGGCAGTTGATCCGTGAGGTCGGGCGGCGCGAGGCACCCGGCCGCCCGGTGTTGTTTGGCACCACGGACCTGTTCCTGCGGTACTTTGGCCTGCGGGACCTGCGTGATCTGCCCCCACTGGGCGAGCGCGGCGTCCACGCGCTGCTCGACACCCTGGGCTGA